A stretch of the Aphis gossypii isolate Hap1 chromosome 2, ASM2018417v2, whole genome shotgun sequence genome encodes the following:
- the LOC114132529 gene encoding alpha-tubulin N-acetyltransferase 1-like isoform X1: MEFQYDLSQIAQDQIIKIDNTLLPVGYQKEDPELQMIISKILDKMGEASGIAQELKSPITSAEKLMRSDHILYLMTEQTSPGHFVVVGLLKMGWKKLYLFNKKGSRTEAMVYCLLDFYIHETRQRHGYGIKLMDYMLKDNQIQASQLAVDQPTNKLLQFLWKYFNLSKLVNQGNNFVIFEEFFETSSDKESGSDRSSGYKSQPTFGRHGAARQQDCMANILYGAKPSETQNGNSNGNVDRVEYQQRDNKQHKEEHHVEVQHHVVDEGDGHKSNQSNHTQPKLDLKNFHTQLW; the protein is encoded by the exons ATGGAATTCCAATACGATCTAAGCCAGATTGCCCAGGATCAGATCATCAAAATCGACAATACACTATTGCCAGTCGGCTACCAAAAAGAGGACCCAGa attacaaATGATTATTTCTAAGATTTTGGATAAAATGGGAGAAGCTTCAGGAATTGCTCAAGAGTTAAAATCTCCAATTACTTCAGCTGAAAAACTCATGCGTTCAGatcatattctatatttaatgaCAGAACAAACTTCACCAGg acATTTTGTTGTGGTTGGTTTGCTAAAAATGGGATGGaagaagttatatttatttaataaaaaaggttCAAGAACTGAAGCAATGGTCTACTGTTtacttgatttttatattcatgaaACTAGACAACGTCATGGTTATGGAATAAAACTTATGGATTACatgttaaaa gaTAATCAAATTCAAGCAAGTCAATTAGCTGTTGATCAACCTACAAATAAACTTTTACAATTCTTATGGAAGTATTTCAACTTATCTAAATTAGTTAATCAAGgaaacaattttgtaattttcgaagaattttttgaaa cctCATCTGATAAGGAATCTGGTAGTGATCG ctcAAGTGGATATAAAAGTCAACCAACATTTGGACGTCATGGTGCAGCTAGACAACAAGATTGCATGgctaat atactatatgGAGCAAAACCATCAGAAACTCAAAATGGAAATTCAAATGGAAATGTAgatag aGTTGAATATCAACAACGAGATAATAAACAGCATAAAGAAGAACATCATGTTGAAGTGCAACATCATGTTGTAGATGAAGGAGATGGACATAAATCAAATCAATCTAACCACACTCAACCAAAATTAGATCTCAAGAATTTTCACACTCAATTATGGTAA
- the LOC114132529 gene encoding alpha-tubulin N-acetyltransferase 1-like isoform X2, with the protein MEFQYDLSQIAQDQIIKIDNTLLPVGYQKEDPELQMIISKILDKMGEASGIAQELKSPITSAEKLMRSDHILYLMTEQTSPGHFVVVGLLKMGWKKLYLFNKKGSRTEAMVYCLLDFYIHETRQRHGYGIKLMDYMLKDNQIQASQLAVDQPTNKLLQFLWKYFNLSKLVNQGNNFVIFEEFFETSSDKESGSDRSSGYKSQPTFGRHGAARQQDCMANILYGAKPSETQNGNSNGNVDRVEYQQRDNKQHKEEHHVEVQHHVVDEGDGHKSNQSNHTQPKLDLKNFHTQL; encoded by the exons ATGGAATTCCAATACGATCTAAGCCAGATTGCCCAGGATCAGATCATCAAAATCGACAATACACTATTGCCAGTCGGCTACCAAAAAGAGGACCCAGa attacaaATGATTATTTCTAAGATTTTGGATAAAATGGGAGAAGCTTCAGGAATTGCTCAAGAGTTAAAATCTCCAATTACTTCAGCTGAAAAACTCATGCGTTCAGatcatattctatatttaatgaCAGAACAAACTTCACCAGg acATTTTGTTGTGGTTGGTTTGCTAAAAATGGGATGGaagaagttatatttatttaataaaaaaggttCAAGAACTGAAGCAATGGTCTACTGTTtacttgatttttatattcatgaaACTAGACAACGTCATGGTTATGGAATAAAACTTATGGATTACatgttaaaa gaTAATCAAATTCAAGCAAGTCAATTAGCTGTTGATCAACCTACAAATAAACTTTTACAATTCTTATGGAAGTATTTCAACTTATCTAAATTAGTTAATCAAGgaaacaattttgtaattttcgaagaattttttgaaa cctCATCTGATAAGGAATCTGGTAGTGATCG ctcAAGTGGATATAAAAGTCAACCAACATTTGGACGTCATGGTGCAGCTAGACAACAAGATTGCATGgctaat atactatatgGAGCAAAACCATCAGAAACTCAAAATGGAAATTCAAATGGAAATGTAgatag aGTTGAATATCAACAACGAGATAATAAACAGCATAAAGAAGAACATCATGTTGAAGTGCAACATCATGTTGTAGATGAAGGAGATGGACATAAATCAAATCAATCTAACCACACTCAACCAAAATTAGATCTCAAGAATTTTCACACTCAATTATG